The Coffea arabica cultivar ET-39 chromosome 8e, Coffea Arabica ET-39 HiFi, whole genome shotgun sequence genome window below encodes:
- the LOC113704131 gene encoding putative disease resistance protein RGA1, translating to MGQEKGRRIGELGSLKYLKGNLEIRNLELVKDKEEAEEAKLSEKANLFGLRLEWARDRECDNYNYDEDVLDGLQPHPNLEELVIWGFMGDQFPRWLMDLPTTTRLPKLASLEFYHCHRCRELLPLQNFTPLKKLQIWGCDGLTNLPGEMLHSCASLQKLRVRWCDNLISFPLDLQQTPSLLKLELYECPKLKTSMTPKGFGFLTSLNRLAIGPFSDDGDDHENSSIYNEFDWSRLISSSSSSSCALRVLCLRGLPHMESLPHQIQYLTTLTSLWLFNFGGIKALPDWFGNFAALEKLYLYFFKELRHLPSEDAMRSLTKLKHLEVEGSPLLKERCTPESSGPDSQWSKVSHIQYLGIF from the coding sequence AACTAGTAAAGGATAAGGAAGAAGCTGAGGAAGCAAAACTATCTGAAAAGGCAAATCTATTTGGGCTGCGACTTGAGTGGGCCCGTGATCGAGAATGCGACAACTACAACTATGATGAAGATGTGTTAGATGGCCTTCAACCCCACCCAAATTTGGAGGAGTTGGTAATTTGGGGTTTTATGGGCGATCAATTTCCTCGATGGTTAATGGATTTGCCAACAACAACAAGACTCCCCAAGTTAGCGAGTTTGGAGTTTTATCACTGCCACAGATGCAGAGAACTCCTTCCCCTGCAAAACTTTACGCCTCTTAAAAAGCTGCAGATTTGGGGTTGCGATGGGTTGACGAATCTGCCCGGTGAGATGCTACACTCTTGTGCCTCCCTCCAGAAGCTTCGGGTGCGTTGGTGCGACAATCTTATCTCCTTTCCGCTTGATTTGCAACAAACACCTTCTCTCTTGAAGCTGGAATTATACGAGTGTCCCAAACTGAAAACAAGCATGACGCCCAAAGGATTTGGTTTTCTAACCAGCTTAAACAGGCTTGCAATTGGTCCCTTCTCAGATGATGGTGATGATCatgaaaattcttcaatttacaaTGAGTTTGATTGGTCTAGATTGatatcctcctcctcctcttcgtCATGCGCACTCCGTGTATTATGCTTACGTGGGTTGCCACACATGGAGTCCCTGCCACATCAGATCCAATACTTGACCACTCTGACGTCACTATGGCTATTTAACTTCGGAGGTATAAAAGCTCTGCCAGATTGGTTCGGAAACTTCGCTGCTCTTGAAAAACTATATTTATACTTTTTCAAAGAGCTTCGACATCTACCCTCTGAGGATGCCATGAGAAGTCTCACCAAACTAAAACATCTGGAGGTTGAAGGTTCTCCTCTGTTAAAAGAAAGATGCACTCCTGAGAGCAGCGGCCCCGACTCCCAGTGGTCCAAAGTTTCTCACATTCAATACCTAGGCATATTTTGA